A region from the Musa acuminata AAA Group cultivar baxijiao chromosome BXJ1-10, Cavendish_Baxijiao_AAA, whole genome shotgun sequence genome encodes:
- the LOC135594974 gene encoding WUSCHEL-related homeobox 4-like: MKVQQLMSGFWEQLPSSSSSSSSSSISSLTTDKSKRLRPLAPKLTSTAAASTADTRNSPLLKSFDCPVTSKSTSGNLNVSLLQLQMQSGGTRWNPTPEQIEVLEALYQGGMRTPNPPQIERIAAELGKYGRIEGKNVFYWFQNHKARDRQKLKRSSLLALATNTASDLSSLKEEEMRECHDGSCKRKCRSWGRHELDVEGSGPGDQTLELFPLRPEWKHAD, translated from the exons aTGAAGGTTCAGCAGCTGATGTCAGGCTTCTGGGAGCAActcccttcttcctcttcgtcttcttcttcctcctccatctcctcttTGACGACCGATAAGTCTAAGCGCCTCCGTCCACTTGCACCGAAGCTCACCTCCACTGCTGCTGCTTCGACCGCCGACACCAGgaactctcctctcttgaaaagcTTCGATTGCCCGGTGACCTCCAAGAGCACCTCCGGAAACCTTAATGTCTCACTA TTGCAGTTGCAGATGCAGTCAGGGGGTACGCGGTGGAACCCGACGCCGGAGCAGATAGAGGTACTGGAGGCGCTGTACCAGGGTGGCATGCGAACGCCGAACCCGCCCCAGATCGAGCGGATCGCCGCAGAGCTTGGCAAGTACGGTAGGATCGAGGGCAAGAACGTGTTCTACTGGTTTCAGAACCACAAGGCACGCGATCGGCAGAAGCTAAAGCGCAGCTCGCTCCTCGCCCTTGCCACCAACACTGCTTCTGATCTCTCCAGTCTCAAA GAAGAAGAAATGAGGGAGTGCCATGACGGCAGCTGCAAGCGCAAGTGCAGGAGCTGGGGCCGCCATGAGCTGGACGTGGAAGGGAGTGGACCAGGTGATCAGACCTTGGAGCTCTTCCCACTGCGCCCAGAATGGAAGCATGCAGATTGA
- the LOC104000344 gene encoding filament-like plant protein 7 codes for MENKTRLWKRKCSEKNMIKKEKILELERSLEDLNEQLSSVLTESSVKDDLLTKQGKVAKEAMSGWEKAEAEALSLKQKLDDALLQKRTAEERLVNTDIALKECMQQLRVIKKDQQLIINNASLKISREQENMRTLEQGMIETNKRLTELLIQNSNLNRVLEAKEQLVKELSVSKSNSEAKFMEAMASLDSAEKLNASLKYEVCMLQKELEIQNKETELNRRSADAAHRQHLESINKIAKLESECQKLRVIARKRLPGPAALAKIRNEVERLSSYSVETRKKKSNSTSEAFNTKDIKLEECYDGSSKGATSRVERLHAIEDENQILKESLTKKNSELQALSIMLAHTESKLSKVETQLKELPKGQACFEPASSSPVSYDLPLSSISENDSNEDNISCAESWTTSLISELKHFKSGKPAVQPCKIYGISGFSLMDDFVEMEKLAVVSADKHFGSSLGMCGDNNACVTNKEPLTGLGLLEATNKELVTIKDFSDFIEENNEVQVTNMSFEKYPSWLQDILTIIVQKHHILEKSLNAILEDVRVALSDWDYSIKARCSDSLYCSDKVLQLLKHTSSDSIDGAINAGILDSEHSTRSNFEKPVRKLVKLVEGIIQRNIRSKSGQHMLSGDDEGTYLHQKSASANGHVAHALLWESSEFTAVLQKFVAVCNDLLNGKVDLQQFAAEVTSIVDWIANHSFALQEVSDMKEMFRKYLDADKSYSDNELKAVIYTTKDNDKLDGHEEPSIDKERKIPLVSASNGLCILFTMEDIESNLKCENEHLKSEIMCMESRKKDLEEMLQASSTKNKTLIAQLHESEEDISNLQIELATLKESNGQIENQVLSQKLINEDLGVQLTVAKAELNEAYQKLSSLEVELGHKSNCCEELEEACLELQLQLEIASSKETPKYIMTQDEKQIQADCDIVAASEKPSDASLSEKLISSPATTKSKCQPRLFDHMRTDDHTTTGEFKPPNTKEIICTEVRNLTAAASESPRSGLLYGRNIHMNHGYGNLANSITQLSPKKLDDSYKQKGGADAGMLTVAPKRQNGVNSLRNLLLQRKQESSKKLALPMGSR; via the exons ATGGAGAACAAAACAAGGCTTTGGAAGAGAAAGTGTTCAGAGAAGAACATGATCAAG AAAGAGAAGATCCTTGAGTTAGAGAGATCCTTAGAAGACTTGAACGAACAACTGTCATCTGTTCTTACTGAGTCCAGTGTTAAGGATGATCTTTTGACAAAGCAAGGAAAAGTGGCCAAAGAAGCAATGTcag GATGGGAAAAAGCAGAAGCTGAAGCCCTTTCTTTAAAACAAAAACTAGACGATGCTTTACTTCAGAAAAGAACTGCTGAAGAAAGATTAGTTAACACAGATATTGCATTAAAAGAATGCATGCAACAGCTACGAGTTATTAAGAAAGACCAGCAGCTCATTATTAACAATGCTTCTTTGAAGATATCAAGAGAACAGGAGAACATGCGAACTTTGGAACAGGGGATGATTGAGACAAATAAGAGGCTCACTGAATTACTAATTCAAAATAGCAACCTGAATAGAGTTCTAGAGGCCAAAGAACAGTTGGTGAAGGAATTGAGTGTGTCCAAATCCAATTCAGAAGCAAAATTCATGGAAGCAATGGCCAGTCTTGATTCCGCAGAGAAACTCAATGCTTCTCTAAAGTATGAGGTGTGCATGCTTCAAAAGGAGCTTGAGATTCAAAATAAAGAGACCGAACTCAATCGCAGATCTGCTGATGCTGCTCATAGGCAACACCTGGAGAGCATTAATAAGATTGCTAAGCTAGAATCAGAGTGCCAAAAATTGCGTGTCATTGCCAGGAAGCGACTACCAGGGCCTGCTGCTTTAGCTAAAATAAGAAATGAGGTTGAAAGACTGAGTAGTTATTCTGTTGAAACGAGGAAGAAAAAGTCAAATTCCACAAGTGAAGCCTTCAATACAAAGGATATTAAGCTAGAAGAATGTTATGATGGATCAAGCAAGGGTGCTACTTCTCGTGTTGAGAGATTACATGCCATTGAAGATGAAAACCAGATTCTCAAAGAATCACTGACTAAGAAAAACAGTGAACTTCAGGCATTGAGTATCATGCTTGCACATACAGAGTCCAAACTGTCAAAGGTAGAGACACAACTTAAAGAATTACCAAAAGGACAAGCTTGCTTCGAGCCAGCAAGCAGCAGCCCAGTGTCATATGACCTGCCACTTTCATCAATATCAGAGAATGATAGCAATGAAGATAACATTAGCTGTGCTGAATCGTGGACTACTAGTTTAATCTCTGAACTGAAGCACTTCAAAAGTGGAAAACCAGCTGTGCAACCATGTAAAATTTATGGAATTTCAGGTTTTAGTTTAATGGATGATTTTGTTGAGATGGAGAAACTAGCAGTAGTTTCTGCAGATAAACATTTTGGAAGTTCACTCGGTATGTGTGGTGATAATAATGCATGTGTGACCAATAAAGAACCTTTGACAGGTCTTGGTCTATTAGAAGCAACAAATAAGGAGCTTGTTACAATCAAGGATTTCTCTGATTTCATTGAAGAAAATAATGAAGTTCAAGTCACGAACATGTCATTTGAAAAATACCCTAGCTGGCTTCAGGATATTCTGACGATCATTGTACAAAAGCATCATATCTTAGAAAAAAGTTTAAATGCCATTCTTGAAGATGTTAGGGTAGCTCTGAGTGACTGGGATTATTCTATAAAGGCAAGATGTTCAGATAGCCTATATTGCAGCGACAAAGTACTTCAGCTACTGAAACACACTTCATCAGATTCAATTGATGGAGCAATCAATGCAGGCATACTGGACAGCGAACATAGTACCCGATCAAACTTTGAGAAGCCAGTTCGTAAGCTTGTCAAATTGGTTGAGGGAATCATTCAGAGAAATATAAGAAGTAAAAGTGGTCAGCACATGTTATCTGGTGATGATGAAGGCACTTATTTACACCAGAAATCTGCATCAGCAAATGGGCATGTTGCTCATGCATTACTATGGGAAAGTTCTGAATTCACTGCTGTTCTACAGAAATTTGTTGCTGTATGTAATGATCTGTTGAATGGGAAGGTTGATCTTCAACAGTTTGCTGCTGAAGTAACTTCAATTGTGGACTGGATTGCAAACCACTCTTTCGCCCTTCAAGAAGTTTCAGACATGAAGGAGATGTTTAGGAAATACTTGGATGCAGATAAATCATACAGTGATAATGAACTTAAGGCTGTAATATACACAACTAAAGATAACGATAAGTTAGATGGACATGAAGAACCCAGTATtgataaagaaagaaaaataccttTAGTCTCTGCATCAAATGGTTTGTGTATCTTGTTTACCATGGAGGATATTGAATCCAATCTGAAATGTGAAAATGAGCATCTAAAATCGGAGATCATGTGTATGGAGTCCAGAAAGAAAGATTTGGAGGAAATGCTACAAGCATCTAGTACTAAGAATAAGACATTGATAGCTCAACTCCATGAATCAGAAGAAGACATTTCCAATTTACAAATAGAGCTAGCAACACTTAAGGAATCCAACGGGCAGATTGAAAACCAGGTTCTAAGCCAAAAGTTAATTAATGAAGATCTTGGAGTGCAGCTAACAGTTGCAAAGGCTGAACTGAATGAGGCTTATCAAAAACTCTCATCCCTTGAGGTTGAACTGGGGCACAAAAGCAATTGCTGTGAAGAACTAGAGGAAGCATGTCTAGAACTACAGCTTCAGTTAGAAAT TGCTTCATCTAAGGAAACTCCAAAGTATATCATGACCCAAGACGAAAAGCAAATCCAGGCA GATTGTGATATAGTTGCTGCTTCAGAAAAACCAAGTGATGCATCTCTATCAGAGAAGTTGATATCTAGTCCTGCTACTACAAAATCTAAATGTCAGCCCAGATTATTTGATCATATGAGAACAGACGATCATACAACAACTGGAGAATTCAAACCTCCTAACACAAAGGAAATCATATGCACCGAAGTGCGGAATCTGACAGCCGCAGCTTCTGAGAGTCCCAGGTCAGGTCTGCTATATGGACGGAACATCCACATGAACCATGGTTACGGAAACTTGGCAAACTCTATCACTCAGCTATCACCAAAGAAATTGGATGATTCTTACAAGCAGAAAGGAGGAGCTGATGCAGGAATGCTTACGGTTGCACCCAAGAGACAAAATGGGGTCAACTCTCTCAGAAACCTCTTGCTGCAAAGAAAACAGGAGAGCAGTAAGAAGCTTGCACTTCCTATGGGTTCCAGGTAG